Proteins encoded together in one Planctomyces sp. SH-PL14 window:
- a CDS encoding ATP-dependent helicase: MPLDLSLLNAAQRDAVQTLGGPVLVLAGAGTGKTRVITYRIARLVESGVPADRILSVTFTNKAAKEMLERTRHVLGGNLRKRPWISTFHALCIDILRKDITNLGYPKQFAILDRGDQEAIARQVMRDIRVTEKQMKPGDLISCIGRWKSSGIVPAKAGDAARDDKEFLGSIGYRKYQDRLRSTGSVDFDDILLLTGKLFEEFPDVLDRHQHRFSHVQIDEYQDTNGIQFELVEALVRKHKNLLVVGDDDQSIYGFRGAEVKHILSFGRHFPGAKIIRLEENYRCTDKILELANNLVAHNRDRHKKVLRANKPAKLDVRFMEYPDEQTEAEMVVRELKFYTHHKEIPQKDFAILFRTNEQPRLFEAELRRVGLRYVLVGSQSFFDRKETKDLLAYLKVLSRPRDEQSLLRIINTPVRGIGDATVEKIMTRAVKSGRGFWEVIPEAVAEGDVNPRTQKALEEFHTLLEDYRQRFDERPRQMDAHLRDLINDIGYEAEIEKQYKDPNMQMARATVIDDLVSQLTQFVARGGDPHLNEFISSLALDGIQEEPDKEKQANEDAIKMMTLHSAKGLEFPRVYMVGMEEGILPHKRSVEGAESDIAEERRLCYVGITRAQEQLTLTRCAGRKKWGKVHKAIPSRFLFEMKRNVNDLTERVEAETVEY, translated from the coding sequence ATGCCGCTCGATCTCAGCCTGCTCAATGCCGCCCAGCGGGACGCCGTCCAGACCCTCGGAGGTCCGGTCCTGGTCCTGGCGGGAGCGGGAACCGGCAAGACGCGGGTCATCACCTACCGCATCGCGCGGCTCGTCGAATCCGGCGTTCCGGCGGACCGCATCCTCTCGGTCACCTTCACGAACAAGGCGGCCAAGGAGATGCTGGAGCGGACCCGCCACGTCCTCGGCGGGAACCTCCGCAAGCGGCCGTGGATCTCGACGTTCCACGCCCTGTGTATCGACATCCTGCGGAAGGACATCACGAACCTCGGCTACCCGAAGCAGTTCGCGATTCTCGACCGCGGAGACCAGGAGGCGATCGCCCGGCAGGTGATGCGGGACATCCGCGTCACCGAGAAGCAGATGAAGCCGGGGGACCTCATCTCCTGCATCGGCCGCTGGAAGTCCTCCGGAATCGTCCCCGCCAAAGCCGGCGATGCCGCCCGCGACGACAAAGAGTTCCTCGGCTCGATCGGCTACCGCAAGTACCAGGACCGGCTGCGGTCCACCGGCTCGGTCGACTTCGACGACATCCTGCTCCTTACGGGCAAGCTGTTCGAGGAGTTTCCGGACGTCCTCGACCGTCACCAGCACCGCTTCAGCCACGTCCAGATCGACGAGTATCAGGACACGAACGGCATCCAGTTCGAGCTCGTGGAGGCCCTCGTCCGCAAGCACAAGAACCTGCTCGTGGTGGGGGACGACGACCAGTCGATCTACGGCTTCCGCGGGGCCGAGGTCAAGCACATCCTGAGCTTCGGCCGGCACTTCCCCGGGGCGAAGATCATCCGCCTCGAAGAGAACTACCGCTGCACCGACAAGATCCTCGAGCTCGCCAACAACCTGGTCGCCCACAACCGGGACCGGCACAAGAAGGTGCTGCGGGCCAACAAACCGGCCAAGCTCGATGTGCGGTTCATGGAGTACCCGGACGAGCAGACTGAAGCGGAGATGGTGGTCCGTGAACTCAAGTTCTACACGCACCACAAGGAGATCCCGCAGAAGGATTTCGCGATCCTGTTCCGGACGAACGAGCAGCCGCGCCTGTTCGAAGCGGAGTTGCGGCGGGTGGGCCTGCGGTACGTCCTCGTCGGAAGCCAGTCGTTCTTCGACCGCAAGGAGACGAAGGACCTCCTCGCCTACCTGAAAGTCCTCTCCAGGCCGCGGGACGAGCAGTCGCTGTTGCGGATCATCAATACGCCCGTCCGCGGGATCGGCGACGCGACGGTCGAGAAGATCATGACCCGGGCCGTGAAGAGCGGCCGCGGCTTCTGGGAGGTGATCCCCGAGGCGGTCGCGGAAGGCGACGTGAACCCCCGGACGCAGAAGGCGCTCGAGGAGTTCCACACCCTCCTCGAAGACTACCGCCAACGGTTCGACGAGCGGCCGCGGCAGATGGATGCCCACCTGCGGGACCTGATCAACGACATCGGCTACGAGGCGGAGATCGAGAAGCAGTACAAAGACCCCAACATGCAGATGGCGCGGGCGACGGTCATCGACGATCTCGTCAGCCAGCTCACGCAGTTCGTGGCCCGCGGGGGGGATCCGCACCTCAACGAATTCATCTCGAGCCTCGCTCTCGACGGGATTCAGGAGGAGCCGGACAAGGAGAAGCAGGCGAACGAAGACGCCATCAAGATGATGACCCTCCACAGCGCCAAGGGGCTGGAGTTCCCGCGGGTCTACATGGTCGGGATGGAGGAGGGGATCCTGCCGCACAAGCGGTCGGTTGAGGGGGCGGAGTCCGATATCGCCGAAGAGCGGCGGCTATGCTACGTTGGGATCACGCGGGCTCAGGAGCAGCTGACGCTGACCCGGTGTGCCGGCCGCAAGAAGTGGGGCAAGGTCCACAAGGCGATCCCGTCCCGCTTCCTCTTTGAGATGAAGCGGAACGTGAACGATCTCACCGAGCGGGTCGAAGCGGAGACGGTCGAGT